cctgaaaatagctgtgcggaggcgctccccatccaacctgacagaacttgagaggatctgcagagaagaatgggagaaactccccaaatacagttgtgccaagcttgtagcatcataccaaaaaAGACTTGAAGCCGTAATCACTGCCAacgatgcttcaacaaagtactgagtaaaaggttgaatacttatgtaaatgttatatttcagttttttatttttaatacatttgcaaaaatttctaaaaacctgtttttgttttgtcattttgggggTAGATTGATGAAGAGAAATAAAACGATTTAagcagttttagaataaggctgtaacataacaaaatgtggaagaagtcaaggggtctgaatactttcctaatgcactgcaacaaggaataaagtgacagatagtgaacagtagcagcagcgtatgttaTGAGTCAAAAAAGTAATTGCAAAAAGGACCAATGTAGAGgttgctatttggttaactatttaactacattttttgctgtcttatggcttggggtagaagctgttcaggatcctgttggttccagacttggtgtgtCAGACCCACCTAAGCCCGTGTTAGTGTCTGTGAGATGAAGTACATATCCTTTAGATGTGGACTGTGAAGTCACcgccatatacagtacatgacaaCAGGTTGCAATAACACTGATAGCCTGGCTCACAGGAAAAGGGCATATCTAgctgggaagagaggaagagactagGCTGAGTTACACTGTTCTCACCCTGGTTCATATCATCATGGGCGTGCTCGATAAGATACTTTATGTTTCTGTACGATTTTATTTAGGGTTTTCTAGACAATAGACATAGACAAAATACATGATCGATAAGATTCTGCAGTGTCACCTCTGACCCCTTCTTCCTGGTTCTCAGTGGCAGGTATTTGGACTGGCAGATCCAGCAGGTCAACTCCCCTCAACAACATTTCCCCAACACAGAGAAGTGATTTCTACTATAGGCTACCATAATAACAGTGCTCCTTCTTCTCCTAATACAAACTCAGTCACAGCCCAAATTCCATTAAAGCCTTTTGCTTCAAGAAATGCCCGTATTGAGACTTTTATCAACTTTCTATCGCCAGATGTTCACAGTCATATTGCCTGTAGAAAAGGGTCACATACCATCTCAGCTCTCTCAGGGTATAGTAAGCACCGTTATTCAGCAGGAGACCTCCAACTCTTTTCCAGACTGTCTGATGTAAAAAGCAATGTTATGAATAAAAGTGAGCATATAAAACATGGAATGCAGCAGCCATGAaaagtgtgtgttcatgtgcttGCTTGCATGTGTGTTGAGCTAAAGGGTACAGGGAGATAGTTTGGAGATTCAGTGATTTACCACATGGCTCCTCAGTGGTCACAGAGAGGGAAGCTTTAGCGATTGATGGGCTATTCTTTGTCTTTTATCTTTCCCTCTATGGCCTCCCAAGTGGAGGACTGCTGATTTACATTGGTTGTATAGCCAAGCATACATACAGTACTCTATCCATTGTATGTACATTGTGTCTGCTAAAGCTTGGCAGCTGCCTCTTCCTCATATAGTCAGCTCTTTTCCTTTCTCACACAGATGGCTTTTAAAGCACCTGCATACAGTATAAAAAGCCCTGCTTTGTCTGAGTTTGTCTTTGGCTTAGACTGTGGGTTAAAAGCGGTCCATGACTATGCTTCTCTCTCGTTGGTGCTCAGCCCTTGTTTTGAATAGCTGGTCTGCAGTCAGGTCTCCCAGGAGGAGCAAGCATTGCACCACACCCCAGCCCAGAGTGGAAACTGGCTCTACTCAGAGAGGGcctggaaaaagagggagagaggctccGATGTGCCATACTTCTGGGGTGTCTGTTGAGTTTGCATGGCTGACTGTATTCCTGACGTGGTGTGCTCATCTGGACTCTGGTCGTCCTTCCCAGTCTGTCTGCCTGgcttccccctttcctttcctatcatctcttctcgtttcctctcttctcctttcgtaccctctcctcccctctcgtctcctcttctgcctttgagcaaggcagttaacccccacaacaactgctccccggtcGCAGATGAAGTGGAtgtggattaaggcagccccccgcaactctcttattcagaggggttgggttaaatgtggaagacacatttagtTTGAAATCATCCAGTTGACTAAgtattcccctttcccttccttcccttccttcccttccctctcatctcctcacctctcgtctcctctcgtcTACTCTGCTGAATGGTGCCCCACTTAGGTCTCATGTCCACCCCTGTCCTTCTGGTCTGACTCAGACCTTAATCGAATCAGGAATAGGAACTTCCCCACTGTCTATAGTGGTGAACCCTTAATATGAGGATATTGCAGGGATGTGACCCTCTCTCATGTCGAAAGGCTACATAGTGGAGCCGAGTGTAGTCTATCCAACCACCTCCTCCGCTCTTTATCAGACAGTAGCGGGATACAACGCCATTGTTTTCTTTTCACATTCCAACGTTGTGTTTCGTCTGTCTGGGTCTCTTgagtttctcactctctctctctgcctctctctctctctctctctgtatctgtctctcgcactctctctctcgctcccccttctGTTTGTGACCCTTCTCTTGGAAGGAGGTAGCCCCTGTGTGTTTTTTCACAGAGGAGGGGGGACGGAAGAGGGGAAAAAGGGCTAGTAAAACAAAGAGAGGTTGTCTGCAGGCAAGGCAAGCAGGAAACGCAACTCTCCGAGGACTCTCCCCCAGTCGTTGCTACTTGGCTATCCCACCAGCCCACTGCAGATTGGACCTGACAGCCTCTGCTGAGCGACGGCCGCCCAACTGttattcctctctcactctctctcactctgtctctctctctcactctctcttctatcactctctctctgtcttctctcttctccctccccctctttctctaccaCTCCACCCAGCTCCCTCCATCCTACCCCAGGCCGatccgacagagagagaaaagagagacacacTCTTTGTTTAATTCTTCCAGGTTCAGGCCCATTGAGCCAACTCTGGGGTTAATAGTTTAAAATGCAGAAAGAGTGAGATGTTCATGAGATTTATTTTTAGGGAAATGTTTCTGCTGAAGGACGGTTTTataaagcacaaacacacatgagcAAAAGGAAATAAGTTGAAATAACATCCTGTGAAAGTGTGATTAAATACACCGTTTGTAATTATTTTTATTGCAGATATGTAATTTATGTTAGACAATAAAACATGTTCTGGTGACATTGCTTCTTAGAAAGCCTGATTCTTTTTCTATTACAGCTTTAAATCAAGTTTGTGGTTGAGAAGTACTCAACACTAAAGTAGATGTGCGTTTTGATTTATTCAATGTTGGTTGAAGTAAACCAGTGGAAGGTCTGCATTtccaaatgtttgttttataAGAAATGACATGTTTCTGACCACAAGAGGGCAGTGTTGGATAATGTTTTGAGAAGCCATGACATAGCTCTCAACCAGTTGTAGATGCTGAGGTCACTGGTGAGTCAGAGGGAGCTAGTTGTGTCAAGACCTCCTGTAATAAGTGGGTATCAGCATCACCACGGTCAAGCATGTTAAGTTCTAGCTGTCCCATCGGCTGCATATGTAGCGTGACAAACACACTATGATTTAGAGCCTTAAGTCTTCACGTTAGACACCTGCTGTGTCTCTTAACTGCATGTTGAGCTCAGCAGGGGCTTATATGACCACTTATGTGACCCACTTATGTGACCAAACATAAAAACAGTGGtgacattaaaaatattaatgtagTCATGATGGAAGACTAGTAGGACATTACATCAGCTATATGTAATATTAGTAAGACATTATATCAGCTATATGTAATATTAGTAAGACATTATATCAGCTATATGTAATATTAGTAAGACATTATATCAGCTATATGTAATATTAGTAAGACATTATATCAGCTATATGTAATATTAGTAAGACATTATATCAGCTATATGTAATATTAGTAAGACATTATATCAGCTATATGTAATATTAGTAAGACATTATATCAGCTATATGTMATATTAGTAAGACATTATATCAGCTATATGTAATATTAGTAAGACATTATATCAGCTTATGTAATATTAGTAAGACATTATATCAGTTTATGAATATTAGTAGGAAATTACATCTGTTAGATGTGTGTCTTGCTTCACTGGCTGTTATACGTCCTCCTGTCTAGTGACTCTCTGCATGTGGTACAGTCTTAGCCGGTAACAAAGCTAAATGTCACGGGTGCTATAGTCGTTGCCAGCCAAATGAAGGTGAAATTGCATCTACTTTCAATTTAGATGGGAATGTGCAGTACTGTTTTTGATGCCTTGATGGagaaaatatgcatcctgttttaTCTGCACGTCAATGAGATTGATTACAACTGGTAGCAATCCAGGTACCCAGACCGCATTCAACCAGTTGGGAACCTCACAAACGTAAGGCAATTCTTTCCAGTTGCAGCATCTTACAATCATCAACTACTAGattgtctatctgtctgtttgtgtgtcagtttgtgtgtATTTTCCCCTCCCGTTTGTGGTCACCATGGTGCAACCTGCTCATGAAACTGTCATTTTATCGAAGACATCTTGTTGGTTCCTCTAGTTTTGAGACATAGTTGTATGTCAGATAAACCCACATCACTGTGGCCAGATATCCTGCTGCACAGGGTTTCTTGGACAGGGCTTGGATAGGCAGGCAAACCTTTTTATAGCCAGCTCTTGGCATCACTCCTCTGCCTTATTTCCGTGACAATCTTGTTGCTTGTTTAAAGCCAAGTTGTGTTCCTGAGATGGGTTCGCTTGCAGGTGGGGAGGTAGAGAGCACAGCCTAGAACATGCACAGCCACAAATTAAAAAGAGACACTACCACATTTTATTTCAGGACTAGTGTATATTATGAGATGAAGTGGAGGGTTCATCTTCTCGAGCTAGAAACAGATTATTTCCCACTCGTGTATAGGCTGCTTGGTTGTTTAACAAAACCGACTTGTGTGCAACCATGGGGCAAAAAAGATTGGGTTGGcctagattgttgacaacatgtaaactatatttagtctacAAGGTTTGGGGGTGGGGGCGGTTTGGGGCGGGAGGGGtgtcgagggagaggttgttgttttattcgggggggggggggtttgaatggttgaggggcagctctcacGGAACTGTagggggatcttggatggttgaTGGCCTGGCGGTTAGGAGCTTGGGCCGGTGACCGATAGGTCGCTGGTTCGGCTCCCTGTTTttgaaaattaaaaattaaacaaGATACACTGAGTTaaaacgagccacctacgattccccacatggcaacTTTTTGTaactgttgctagctatctgaccattcAGAGTCATAACACCCCACAGCCTTCTGCCTCATCGATGCGTGAGCATCATTTTCGTATACGATGTCAGCCAACCCATCTATAGGAGAAATAAATGCAATACTCCGATATTAAATGTTAGGAAGTGCAGTAGAGTGTTTACTGTTGACAAATCTCTCTTTGTCGCTCTCTACTTCTCAGACCCCTCATATGATGCTGTACGACGGACTGGATGGTCGAACAATATGCACAGTGGAAAAGGTAAGCATGCACTTTGCTTTACTGAGTCGCAGAAAGACTTGTAGCCTAATCACACAAGGAATTAGGACATGGTCCGACCCATCATGCAtcatcacatacagtgccttcggaaagtattcagaccccttgactttttcgttacagccttacgttatagccttattggattaaataaaacaatttccacagcaatctacacgcaataccccataatgacaaaggaaaaatatgtttttaaaaacttttcttatgcattaaaaacaaaaaacagaaaaactttattaacataagtattcagaccctttgctatgtgactcgaaatttagctcaggtacaccctgtttccattgatcatccttgagttgtttctacaacttgattggagtccacctgtagtaaattcaatggattggacatgatttggaaaggcacaacccTGTCTATAAGTGGACatcacatgtcagagcaaaagtcaagccatgaggtcgaaggaattgtccttagagctcgagacaggattatgttgaggcacagatctggggaagggtaccatttctgcagcattgaaagtccccaaacacagtgggctccatcatttttaaatggaagaagtttggaaccaccaagacttcctagagctggctgcccggccaaactgagcaatcgggggagaagggctttggtcagggaggtgaccactctgacagagctctacagttcctctgtggagatgggagaaccttccagaaggacaaccatctctgcagcactacaccaattaggcctttatggtagagtggccagacagaagccactcctcagtaaaaagcacatgacagcctgcatggggtttgccaaaaagcacctaaagactctcagaccatgagcaacaagattctctggtctgatgaaaccaagattttactctttggcctgaatgccaagaatcacgtctggaggagacttggcaccatccctacgttgaagcatcgtggtggcagcatcatgctgtggggatgttttttttagcgacagggactgggagactagtcaggatcgaggcaaagatgaatggaataaagtacagagagatccttgatgaaaacctgctccagagcgctcaggacctcagactggggcaaaggttcaccttccaacaggacaatgaccctaagcacacagccaattcaacacaggagtggcttcgggaaaagtctctgaatgtccttgagtggcccagccaaagctcggacttaaacccgatcaaacatctctggagagaactgaaaatagctgtgcagcaacgctccccatcaaatctgacagagctttagaggacctgcagagaagaatgggagaaactccccaaatacagttgtgccaagcttgtattttataaattagcaaacatttctaaaaactcgtttttgctttgtcatcatggggtattgtgtgtagattgatgaggaatacaatttaatcaattttagaaaaaggctgtaacctaacggaatgtggaaaaagtcaaggggtctgaatactttccgaatgcactttacatTCTTCCATAGCTCATAGAGAGACGTGTGAGAGCCCACTCAACCCAAGCACGCAAGGCAAACCACCAATGATTAAATCCTCAGTCGTCAACCCTGAAATCTGTGAACTTTAAGCACTTACCCTAGCCACCAGTTACTGGCCTGTTTTCTTTGGAACGGGGCTGACATGCCATTAAGATGTGTACCGTGGTTTATCCATGACCGCCCAACTGGCTTTCTTCCCTCCTGTTTCTTtcccctcccaacccctcctTCTTCAGGCTCGCCGGTGGTCACACAGAATGTGTCCAAGTCCACTGAACAGCCCAGACCTCAGCCAGGTAATGTATTTCACCCTGCTCATTCCTTCCATCATGTGTGTGTGCTCCACTTAAGACAGCCGCAGTTGGTTACACCCATCTCACTAGGATGAGGATCAGCCTAATGTATAGTGATAGATACAGACTAACagacctctctctccacagatcCTTACCAGATCCTGGGGCCCACCAGCAGTCGACTGGCCAACCCAGGTAGGTACAGGAGGATGTATGAGACCAATCATATATCAGATGTAAACTAAATTTCCCAACATACATTGCTTCATTATGGCCTTGGTGGATTTCTCTCTCAAAAAAAGTATTCTGCTGAGAATTGTGCACATTTGAATTCTACTTTACTGCAGTATTCAGTAAGTACattcgtggccaaacgttttgagaatgacacaaatattcattttcacaaagtctgctgcctcagtttgtatgatggcaatttgcaaatactccagaatgttatgaagagtgatcagatgaattgcaattaattgcaaagtccctctttgccatgcaaatgaactgaatcccccaaaaacatttccactgcatttcagccctgccacaaaaggaccagctgacaacatgtcagtgattctctcattaacacaggtgtgagtgttgatgaggacaaggctggagatccctctgtcatgctgattgagttcgaataacagactggaagcttcaaaaggaggttggtgcttggaatcattgttcttcctctgtcagccatggttacctacaaggaaacacgtgccgtcatcattgctttgcacaaaaagggcttcacaggcaaggatattgctgccattaagattgcacctaaatcaaccatttatcggatcatcaagaacttcaaggagagcggttcaattgttgtgaagaaggctttagggcgcccaagaaagtccagcatgcgccaggaccgtctcctaaagttgattcagctgcgggatcgggtgaccaccagtacagagcttgctcaggaatggcagcaggcaggtgtgagtgcatctgcacgcacagtgaggcgaagacttttggaggatggcctggtgtcaagaagggcagcaaagaagacacttctctccaggaaaacatcagggacagactgatattctgcaaagggtacagggattggactgctgaggactggggtaaagtcattttatcAGATGactcccctttccgattgtttgggcatctggaaaaaagcttggcccggagaagacaaggtgagcgctaccatcagtcctgtgtcatgccaacagtaaagcatcctgagaccattcatgtgtggggttgcttttcaaccaagggagtgggctcactcacaattttgcctaagaacacagccatgaatgaagaatggtaccaacacatcccccgagagcaacttctcccaaccatccaggaacagtttggtgacSaacaatgccttttccagcatgatgaagcaccttgccataaggcaaaagtgataactaagtggctcggggaacaaaaaatctatattttgggTCTATGGCCAGgacactccccagaccttaatcccattgagaacttgtggtcaatcctcaagaggcgggtggacaaacaaaaacccacaaattctgacaaactccaagcatggattatgcaagaatgggctgccatcagtcaggatgtggcccagaagttaattgacagcctgccagggtggattgcagaggtcttgaaaaagaagggtcaacactgcaaatattgactctttgcatcaacttcatgtaattgtcaataaaagcctttgacactaatgaaatgcttgttattatgcttcagtattccatagtaacatctgacaaaaatatctaaagacactgaagcagcaaactttgtgaaaatgtatatttgtgtcattctcaaaacttttggccacgactgtacataatgAGTTATGGGTGTTTGATCAATCGGCTGTTAGGTGTTCAGGGATAGAACAGCTGTTGATttgacatatgtgtgtgtgtttcctggtcAGGTTCAGGACAGATCCAGCTGTGGCAGTTCCTGCTGGAGCTCCTGTCAGACAGCACCAATGCCGGCTGCATCACCTGGGAGGGCACCAATGGAGAGTTCAAGATGACTGACCCGGACGAGGTGGCGCGGCGCTGGGGCGAGAGGAAGAGCAAGCCCAACATGAACTACGACAAGCTGAGCCGCGCCCTGCGCTACTACTACGACAAGAACATCATGACCAAGGTGCACGGCAAGCGCTACGCCTACAAGTTTGACTTCCATGGTATCGCTCAGGCCCTTCAGCCCCACCCCACCGAGTCCTCCATGTACAAGTACCCCTCGGACCTGGCATACGTGCCCTCCTACCATGCCCACCAGCAGAAGGTCAACTTCGTGTCCCCACATCCCCCCTCCATGCCCGTCACCTCTTCTAACTTCTTTGGACCCACTGCTCCGTACTGGAGCTCCCCTACAGGGGGCATCTACCCCAACCACAGCGTCCCCCGCCACCCCAACTCCCACGTGCCTTCCCACCTAGGCAGTTACTACTAAACCCCACTGCCCCGTGACGTCTTCCCCAACCTTCTCTCCCCCCAACCAAACCCACCAGTGCTGATCTGAAACCACAATGAAACCAAACCAACTAAGACCGAGAGAAAGGGGGATTCTCCGCCTGGACCCAAAGTCTGCTCTTAACTGGCAAAATGAAGAAAGCTAACTGAAGAAAGCTAACTGAAGAAAGCTAACTGAAGAAAGCTAACTGAAGGAATGTTTGAAGGATAAAAAAAAACTGGATGATCCAAATGGAGTACTACTTATTTACAAGACAAGAGTCTGTTTCCatgtttttttcagtttttcagttCGTCTGTGTTTTTTGTGCCATGTGTCCCTTGAAAGCAGCACCCATGGGCCAGTTCAGAGTGCCCCCAAAATCTAGACACGttacccacacagacacagccttaTCGAGAGACCATAGAGGCTCTCATACCTACTTTGTGCCTGATCACAGACATGGACCCATTCTCTATGCGTCTCTATCTACATTACCCTCATATGGTAAAGCTCCTGCCTTGTTCCTCGTTCCAGGCCTGTATGGGGTCTCAGATCAACATCATGTTCGTCTGTCTCATGTTCTGTTATCAGTCCGTCCGTCTGCATCCGGTGTAGGTAGGGCTGTAGGTAGGGCTTCAAAGAAATGGACTTCTCAGCACtgaatgaaaatgaaatgttggCAACTGGAATACGCCATTGATTCACACTTAACTTATCCTCCAAACTGGAAGTAGGCGAGTTGGAGACCAGAGTTGGAAGTGAAGCGCTGTAGCTATGTTTTCAGGGGGCCACACACCGGTTGGCTGTTGTTATAGGAACTATGCTGTTTGTCCTCTTCAGCCGTTAGTTCGTTCCATTTCCAGATGTTTTGTTGGACCAAGTCATTATTAATGTGAATGCCCTCTGGTCCATGGAACATATCCTCAATTTGACAATCACAGTTGTTTGTCTGTCCAGGCCAGTCAagtgtctctgtgcattcataCTGCACTGCCATTTCAAAACGTGCATTTTCAGATGTTTAAAGTTTGTTGTATGAAAGAAATAATTGTATTTAAACAGCTGAATGTGGACTTGTTTCACTACTTCTTGAAAATAAATGGTTTACTAAATAAAGAACAAAACCAATAAAGTAAGAAAGGATGAAAACAGAGAAATCCTCAGATTCGCGAATGCTGTGCGTTCGTCAGACctattttctattattttgtAAACATTGGTCAACTAGGCATTAAAGCAACTTACTGTATAAATTATGCAGAGTTATTTTCATATGTGACACAGTTTTAAAAAGTCAAGAGAATTAATACGAGTTGACCTCGGTCAAAAATGCAAACATTGTTAAGTCCGTTACTGATATATAGTATGTTCAACATTTTTAAACGTTTTATATCTGTACATTTGGGCAGTCCATTTTtacatgatttttattttattttatgaaattcaATTTGTAATGTCCTCAGTGCCTTGGAGTGAACACAAGATTTGTTCTAGCTAGTTATTACCAAAAAACCACAAATGCCTGCTTGAATCATAATCCTATACTTATAGTCAATCTGTTATTCTGTATATACCATGATTATGGTTGCTTTCAATTCTAAAATAGGCCAACAATACTTGTAATGTCTCATATCATTAAGCCAACCACCCAGAAATTGCCAGCTTTTGTCTGTGCCTT
The genomic region above belongs to Salvelinus sp. IW2-2015 linkage group LG4p, ASM291031v2, whole genome shotgun sequence and contains:
- the LOC111960691 gene encoding Friend leukemia integration 1 transcription factor isoform X5, with protein sequence MNMFQTVPDTSSYVKEALSVVSEDQSLFEPPYAAAAPLPKTDMTASGTQDYVQPHKIHPLPPQQEWINQPVRVSVKREYDHINGSRESPVDCSVGVKCNKLVGGNDTSQMSYGSYMDEKNAPPPNMTTNERRVIVPADPSLWSQDHVRQWLEWAVKEYGLLEMDTAMFQNTDGKELCKMSKDDFLRLTTMYNAEVLLSHLNYLRESSSSLSYNTPSHTDQSPRLAAKEDPSYDAVRRTGWSNNMHSGKGSPVVTQNVSKSTEQPRPQPDPYQILGPTSSRLANPGSGQIQLWQFLLELLSDSTNAGCITWEGTNGEFKMTDPDEVARRWGERKSKPNMNYDKLSRALRYYYDKNIMTKVHGKRYAYKFDFHGIAQALQPHPTESSMYKYPSDLAYVPSYHAHQQKVNFVSPHPPSMPVTSSNFFGPTAPYWSSPTGGIYPNHSVPRHPNSHVPSHLGSYY
- the LOC111960691 gene encoding Friend leukemia integration 1 transcription factor isoform X6, with product MNMFQTVPDTSSYVKEALSVVSEDQSLFEPPYAAAAPLPKTDMTASGTQDYVQPHKIHPLPPQQEWINQPVRVNVKTEYDQINGSRESPVDCSVGGKCNKLVGGNDTSQMSYGSYMDEKNAPPPNMTTNERRVIVPADPSLWSQDHVRQWLEWAIKEYGLLEMDTAMLQNTDGKELCKMSKDDFLRLTTMYNAEVLLSHLNYLRESSSSLSYNTPSHTDQSPRLAAKEDPSYDAVRRTGWSNNMHSGKGSPVVTQNVSKSTEQPRPQPDPYQILGPTSSRLANPGSGQIQLWQFLLELLSDSTNAGCITWEGTNGEFKMTDPDEVARRWGERKSKPNMNYDKLSRALRYYYDKNIMTKVHGKRYAYKFDFHGIAQALQPHPTESSMYKYPSDLAYVPSYHAHQQKVNFVSPHPPSMPVTSSNFFGPTAPYWSSPTGGIYPNHSVPRHPNSHVPSHLGSYY
- the LOC111960691 gene encoding Friend leukemia integration 1 transcription factor isoform X10, whose protein sequence is MNMFQTVPDTSSYVKVRQHRLFEQEALSVVSEDQSLFEPPYAAAAPLPKTDMTASGTQDYVQPHKIHPLPPQQEWINQPVRVSVKREYDHINGSSRESPVDCSVGVKCNKLVGGNDTSQMSYGSYMDEKNAPPPNMTTNERRVIVPADPSLWSQDHVRQWLEWAVKEYGLLEMDTAMFQNTDGKELCKMSKDDFLRLTTMYNAEVLLSHLNYLRENPSYDAVRRTGWSNNMHSGKGSPVVTQNVSKSTEQPRPQPDPYQILGPTSSRLANPGSGQIQLWQFLLELLSDSTNAGCITWEGTNGEFKMTDPDEVARRWGERKSKPNMNYDKLSRALRYYYDKNIMTKVHGKRYAYKFDFHGIAQALQPHPTESSMYKYPSDLAYVPSYHAHQQKVNFVSPHPPSMPVTSSNFFGPTAPYWSSPTGGIYPNHSVPRHPNSHVPSHLGSYY
- the LOC111960691 gene encoding Friend leukemia integration 1 transcription factor isoform X11, which produces MNMFQTVPDTSSYVKEALSVVSEDQSLFEPPYAAAAPLPKTDMTASGTQDYVQPHKIHPLPPQQEWINQPVRVNVKTEYDQINGSSRESPVDCSVGGKCNKLVGGNDTSQMSYGSYMDEKNAPPPNMTTNERRVIVPADPSLWSQDHVRQWLEWAIKEYGLLEMDTAMLQNTDGKELCKMSKDDFLRLTTMYNAEVLLSHLNYLRENPSYDAVRRTGWSNNMHSGKGSPVVTQNVSKSTEQPRPQPDPYQILGPTSSRLANPGSGQIQLWQFLLELLSDSTNAGCITWEGTNGEFKMTDPDEVARRWGERKSKPNMNYDKLSRALRYYYDKNIMTKVHGKRYAYKFDFHGIAQALQPHPTESSMYKYPSDLAYVPSYHAHQQKVNFVSPHPPSMPVTSSNFFGPTAPYWSSPTGGIYPNHSVPRHPNSHVPSHLGSYY